In Chryseobacterium sp., the genomic window CATATCCATTCCCTGAACTTTAGTCGTCGCGTCAGCAGTAATGGAAGTTATTTTCTGAACGGCTGACCATCCTCCGATGGCATTGATGTATTTATCTGCAACAGAAGCAATGGTCACATTGGTATCCACTTTCTGTACGGCAGGTTTTGCTACAGGATTAGCTTCTTTGTCAAAGTATTTTACCGGGTATCCTAATTTTTCAAGTCCTTCGGAAATATCTGATGCTTTTCCGGCAATGAAAATTCTGCTTTGGGTAGGAAGAATGTTGGTTTTCACAGCATTGGATACGTCAGCAGCTGTTACTTTATCGATGGATTTTAAATAATTGGTGTAAAAATCAGCAGGAAGATTCTTAATTTTTTGGTTCAGGGCAAAATTGGCAATGTTTTCTGGCTTTTCCAGGGACATGATAAAAGCACCTTTTAATTTGGCCTTGGCATTGTCCAGTTCTTCAGGTTTCACCGTAGAAATTGCGTTAAGCTCATTCATTATTTCTTTAACTGCCTTGTCCGTAACCTCATTCCTTACGCTGGTTTCAGCCGAGAATTCAGGAGAATATTTGCTTGGATTCATACTGGAATACGCTCCATATGTAAAACCGTTTTTTTCTCGGAGGTTCATGAAAAGTCTTGCCTCGCCGCCGCCGCCTAAAATATAATTGGCAATCGTAGCCGGGAAGTAATTGGGATCTTTCATTTTAAGAGTGTTCAGATTGCTCACTGACAATACAGACTGTACGGCGGTAGGCACATCCACTACATTGATTTCAGTTTTAGAAACATTGGAAGCCGGCTCTAAAGCGGCAAATTTAGTATTTGATTTCTTCCAGTTTCCAAAAGCCTTTTCAATCAGAGGTTTTACCTTATCAAACTGTACATCTCCCACAATTACTAAATAGGAATGATCAGGAGTATAATATTTGTTATAGGCATTTTGCACATCTGCCAATTGGATATTGCTGATCGACTGTACCGTCTCAAACTCACCTCTTGACGTGTTTTTTCCGTACATCAATGCATTGGAAACTCTTGAAGCAATAGAAGCCGCATTCTTTTCATCCGCTTTCAGCCCTTCAAGGGCTCTTTCTTTTGTGTTTTGAATTTCTTCCGCAGAGAATTTAGGGTGCACGATGGCATCAGCCATTAATTCAAGGATTTCAGGAAAATATTTTGAAAGTGAATTGGCAGAGGCTCCACTGGAACTGAAGTGTAAGCTGGCCCCTAAGAAATCCACTTTTTTATTAAAATCGTCTTTGCTTAGATTGGTGGTCCCGTTTTCAAGCTGCTCTGCCATGATTTGGCTTACTCCAGCTACCTTTCCTTCATAATAAGGAGGCCTGTCCATGGAAAGAGTCGTATTTACTCTTGGAAGTTTATTGTTTTCAACCACCATTACCGTAAGGCCGTTATTGAGTTGAAAAGTTTTTGGTTTGGCAATATTGATCGCAGGGGTAGGTCCTGGTTTTGGCATTGCGTTAAGGTCTATTTTCTGTGCAGAAAGCATTCCTGAAAATAAAAATGCTGCTGCTATATAGGTGAATTGCTTTTTCATGGGGTAAAATTATTTTTTCTCAGGAACGTAGTTGATGATCACTCTTTGGTTAGGGTTCAGATACTTTTTGGCTGCATTTTGCAGATCCTGTCTGGTGATTGATCTGTAAATATCAATTTCTTTGTTGATCAGATTGGTATTTCCCATCAATACATGGTTGGTAGCCAACGATGCGGCAATTCCCTGAATGCTTGAATTTTGGTTGACAAACTGATTTTCAAACTGGTTCTGAAGTTTCTGATAATCTTCTTCAGAAATTAGACCTGTCTGAAGCTTTTTAATCTCTGCATCAATATCAGTCTGCAATGTTTCTTTCGTTGTTTTTCCCATAGGAATAGCGAAGAATGCAAAAATACTGTAATCTTCAAGTCCCTGATTGAAAGCAGCTACCTGAAGTGCTTTTTTCTCCTGATCTACTAATTTTTTGTATAAAACAGAAGATTTCCCATTGCTTAAATAGGAGGAAAGCATATCCAAAACATAGGCATCTTTCTCTTTGTTAGCAGGTGTTCTATAAGCGAAAACATAAGCCGGAAGCTGAATGTTCGGATCTGTAGCGGTTACTTCTTTTTCCTGAGTGATCGGAGCGTCTTTCGGGAAATCTTTTGGATAAACAGTTCCTTTGGGGATTCCTCCGTAATATTCCTCAATCCATTTTTTAGTCTGTTCAGGTTTTATATCTCCTGCCACCACTAATGTTGCGTTGTTGGGAACATAATATTTCTTGTAAAACGCCTGGAATTCTTGAAGCTTGGCAGCGTTAAGGTCTTCCATAGAGCCGATTGTAGGCCAGTTATAAGGATGGTTGGTAAACAGGTTTTTCTGAATGGTTGAGAAAAGGTTACCATAAGGCTGGTTATCCATTCTCAATCTTTTTTCTTCTTTTACTACTTCTCTCTGAGTATCTACACCAACCTGGTTGATCAAGGCATGGCGCATTCTTTCTGCTTCCATCCAAAGGCCAAGCTGCTCATTATTGGATGGGAAAGTTTCATAGTAATATGTTCTGTCGTTAGTTGTATTGGCATTATTCTGTCCTCCGTTTGAAGAAACGATCTTAAACCAATCTCCTCTTTTAATATTCGGTGTCCCCTCAAATAAAAGATGTTCAAAGAAATGAGCAAATCCTGTTCTTCCTTTTACTTCATCTTTTGCCCCTACATGGTACATTACTCCTGTGGTAACTACCGGAGCAGAATTATCCTGATGAAGAATAACATGAAGTCCGTTTGGCAGGTCATATTCTTCGAATTTGATTTGCTGTGCATTCAGTATCATCCCGAAGAAGGCTACTGCAGCAGCAGAAAGAAGTCGCTTTTTCATAAAGTACAAATTGTTTTATTAATTAGTAGAAAAAGTGAATTAAATGTTACAGAAGTAGAAGCTGAAAATTGAAAGTTGAAAATTGAAAATTGAAAGTGAGAAGTAGGGATACAATAAAGAACAGTCTATTTGCTTTGCTTGTCAATTTTGAAATTCACGGGTTAAAGTTTATGTTTGCTAGTTGCTAGTTGCTAGTTGCTAGTTGCTAGTTGCTGGTTGCTGGTTGCTGGTTGCTGGTTGTCGGTTGCCGGTTGTGTAATCCTTGTCTCAAGTCTCCCATCTCTAAGTCTCTTATCTTTGTTCCTGGCTCTATTTTCTAGCCTTTAAATTCTAACTTCTTTAATCAGAATTTGAATTCTCCTCTGAATACATTAATTTTGTGTTCCCAAAATCTTTTTTGCAGTATGGACTATTTGAAAGGACTCAATGAATCACAATATGAAGCCGTTACCTCTTTACAGGGACCTTTGATGGTACTTGCAGGAGCAGGTTCCGGAAAAACACGTGTACTTACAATGCGTATAGCACACCTGATCCACAATGGGATAGATCCTTTCAATATTCTGGCTCTTACCTTTACCAATAAAGCTGCCCGTGAAATGAAAGACCGTATCGCAAAAGTGGTAGGAGACAGTAATGCAAGAAGTCTCTGGATGGGAACTTTCCACTCGGTTTTTGCAAGAATTTTACGAATTGAAGCCCATTATCTGGGATATCCTTCCAATTTTACCATTTATGATCAGCAGGATGCCCTGAATGTGATCAAAAAGGTGTTGAAGGATATGAATATCGATGCTGATCTTTACAAACCTAAAAAAGTTCAGGCAAGAATTTCAACCTATAAAAATAACCTGATTACGGTAAAAGCATATTTCAATAATCCTGAGCTGATGGAAGCTGATGAAAAGGCAAATATGAAATTTATCGGTCAGATTTATCAGAGATATGTTGATGCATGCTTCAGAAACGGGGCTATGGATTTTGATGATTTGCTGTTAAAAACCAATGAATTATTGACCCGTTTTCCGGAAATACTGGCCAAATATCAGGACAGATTCAGATATATCATGGTGGATGAGTATCAGGATACAAACCACTCTCAGTATCTTATTGTAAAAGCCCTGGCTTCAAAATTTGAGAATATCTGTGTTGTAGGGGACGATGCCCAGTCTATTTACTCGTTCCGGGGTGCCAATATTTATAACATCTTAAACTTTAAGAAAGATTATCCGGATGCGAAGACCGTTTCTTTGGAACAGAATTACCGTTCGACCCAGAACATTGTAAATGCTGCGAACGTTGTTATTGCCAAAAACTTGCAGCAATTCAAAAAAAATGTTTTCAGTGATAATGAAGAAGGGGATAAGATCAAAATATACCGTTCACTTTCTGATGCTGATGAAGCGAATTTTGTGGCCGGAAATATTTGGGAACTTCGTAACCGTGACCAGAGAAAATATAGCGATTTTGCTATTTTATACAGAACAAACTCTCAGACCAGAGCATTTGAAGATGCTTTGAGACGTAAAAATATTCCCTATAAAGTATACGGAGGACTTTCCTTTTACCAGAGAAAAGAAGTGAAGGACCTTATCGGGTATCTTCGGCTTTTGATCAATGAAAATGATTCTGAAGCATTGATGAGAATTATCAATTATCCTGCAAGGGGTATCGGGGAAACGACTCAGAATAAACTGATTGTTTTTGCGGATGCACACAACATTTCTGTGTCCAAAGTATTGGATAATATTCCGATGTATGCTCCTCAGCTGGGTTTAAATAATGGGGTCTTAAATAAACTGAATGATTTCTGGTCTATGATAAAGGCCTTTCAGGTATTGCTGAAAACGGAGACGGCTTACAGTGTTGCGATGGAAGTAGCAAAACGAAGCGGTTTGATCAAATTCCTGAAAGATGACCAAACTCCTGAGGGAATTTCAAGAGTGGAAAACGTGCAGGAATTAATGAACTCGATGCAGGGATTTATTGAAGAGCAAATGCAGCTGGAGGACGGAGATCCCAGCCTTTCCAATTTCCTTGAGAATATTGCCCTTTCTGCAGATACCCAGGATAAAGAGCTTGATGATGATATGGTTTCATTAATGACCATTCACCTGTCAAAAGGACTTGAATTCCCAGTGGTTCACCTGGTAGGGCTTGAGGAAAACCTTTTTCCAAGTTTTATGAGTTCGGCAACCCGGGAAGATCTGGAAGAAGAGAGACGTTTATTCTATGTTGCATTGACAAGAGCAGAAAAACAGGCATTTTTTCCTATGCAATATCCCGTTTTCAATGGGGAAAAATTACAGATGCTGAACCTTCAAGATTCTTAAGTGAAATAGATG contains:
- a CDS encoding pitrilysin family protein — protein: MKKQFTYIAAAFLFSGMLSAQKIDLNAMPKPGPTPAINIAKPKTFQLNNGLTVMVVENNKLPRVNTTLSMDRPPYYEGKVAGVSQIMAEQLENGTTNLSKDDFNKKVDFLGASLHFSSSGASANSLSKYFPEILELMADAIVHPKFSAEEIQNTKERALEGLKADEKNAASIASRVSNALMYGKNTSRGEFETVQSISNIQLADVQNAYNKYYTPDHSYLVIVGDVQFDKVKPLIEKAFGNWKKSNTKFAALEPASNVSKTEINVVDVPTAVQSVLSVSNLNTLKMKDPNYFPATIANYILGGGGEARLFMNLREKNGFTYGAYSSMNPSKYSPEFSAETSVRNEVTDKAVKEIMNELNAISTVKPEELDNAKAKLKGAFIMSLEKPENIANFALNQKIKNLPADFYTNYLKSIDKVTAADVSNAVKTNILPTQSRIFIAGKASDISEGLEKLGYPVKYFDKEANPVAKPAVQKVDTNVTIASVADKYINAIGGWSAVQKITSITADATTKVQGMDMSMKLIQAKGGKMMMDMKMMGNTIQKIVFDGKDGYVEAQGQKMPLNDKQKASMAEPELFPELGFAKSSDFKLAGIEKYNNEDSYVIKGAKQTYYYSVSTGLKTGEIKAGEGGSIPTSFANYKDVSGVKFPFTIIQNMGGMEINMNVQSYQLNQAKDSDFK
- a CDS encoding pitrilysin family protein, whose protein sequence is MKKRLLSAAAVAFFGMILNAQQIKFEEYDLPNGLHVILHQDNSAPVVTTGVMYHVGAKDEVKGRTGFAHFFEHLLFEGTPNIKRGDWFKIVSSNGGQNNANTTNDRTYYYETFPSNNEQLGLWMEAERMRHALINQVGVDTQREVVKEEKRLRMDNQPYGNLFSTIQKNLFTNHPYNWPTIGSMEDLNAAKLQEFQAFYKKYYVPNNATLVVAGDIKPEQTKKWIEEYYGGIPKGTVYPKDFPKDAPITQEKEVTATDPNIQLPAYVFAYRTPANKEKDAYVLDMLSSYLSNGKSSVLYKKLVDQEKKALQVAAFNQGLEDYSIFAFFAIPMGKTTKETLQTDIDAEIKKLQTGLISEEDYQKLQNQFENQFVNQNSSIQGIAASLATNHVLMGNTNLINKEIDIYRSITRQDLQNAAKKYLNPNQRVIINYVPEKK